In the Glycine max cultivar Williams 82 chromosome 6, Glycine_max_v4.0, whole genome shotgun sequence genome, CTATGGCACAGGCATAAGAGCTACTAGAATTAAAACCGCACCTGTTCAAGCTACTTCTGATTGGTATATAGAAAATGTCTTGCCTGTACTTCAGAGGTATGTACAAAGCTTAACATCAGATTCTGATGTGTTCCTTCTTCCCACTCCCCATCCTCCACTATTGTTCATTGCTTTACTTGGTTAGTTACGGGCTTCTATTTTCTGTAAATATGACTTAAAAGCTTTTGTTACTAATGCTGAGatggattttaaaaaacaatttataagtGTTATTCTCTGTGATATGAATTAATAGTGTGTGAGAAAGTGTGACAAAATGagggaaaaaaggaaataaaatgttCAGAAAGATTTTACAGAATTTGAGAATTATATTGGTGGGAAGCGGAAATGGCTGAATGAAATGAACTAGTTTTGCAATGCAAGAGATAGTACAATTATGGGTTGAGAGTTAGGGAGGGAGCTGACCATGTAACTAAACTACCCAATAGGTGTAATAACAATCTAGCCTGAGAGTCTAGTATAACAGACTTCAGTGACTACCATATGAGTAGTTATGCTAATATTCCCCACTCAGATTCAAGGGGGATGGAGAAAAAGATTGGTCCATGACCCTGAGTTTGTTGTGCAACTCAAAAAACCTGTATGCTGAGAGGGACTTAGTTAGCTCTTTATGGCCTtctctttgacaaaaaaaaaaaaaacaagtccaACTCCATGTGCTTAGTTCAGGAGAATCGGGAGTGAAGCATTGAGTCTTGAAAGAGGGAAACAGTGAATTgtctttgccaaaaaaaaataagggtGAGCCCCGAGACTTTTAACTATTGAAGTAGAGTTTGGATCCATAAGATCTCAGCTTCAGTATTGACTAAACTTTTGTATTCAGTTTCAGTGCTGGATCTGGAATCTGGATGCTAGGGCTATATTTCTTGGACTGCCAAGAACTGAGGTTAGGTCCTAGGTAGATGTAAGAACTTGATGCAAATCTTCTGTTATCTAGACCACTGGCCCAAGAAGTATCATAAAAGGGATgtaaggagaagggtttcaGGGGAGTAGCAGACTGGAGGAGTAATCTATGAGGCACAGTACCCTTAAGGTGTCTCAGGAAGCATTTTTGACTACCTTCAAATTCTCCTCTAGGAACTAGGAAGGAAAATAATATGCCTTATTATAACTTATTGTCTGGCAAACATGAAAATAGCATTTGATCCTGggaatagaagataaaataactaTCTTTTGGTTTATCTTTTGGCTTTTGtctaaaagataaatagaaagataattttttcttttctaaatatcaactttttttattagcagAAAAACTATATAGTTGGTATCAATCTGTGGCATTTGCAGGGCCATGAACCACTCTATGTATTCctttatatatacattatttacataaaaatcTATTTTCAAATGCTGTAAATTTTCTCGTTGATACAGTTATGGAATTGCTGCCATTGCACCATTCTCTCATCGCTTGACATTCAACAACTTGCCATCATACATCCAGCGCCTCCGTTGTAAGGTCAACTTTGAAGCACTGATCTTTGTTTCACATATCAAGGAATTAGGAAAGGCCATTGTTCATCGTCTTCGCCACCCTACAGAAGGGAATGACTATCCGCTGGAGGAAACTGATAAGTTTGGAAAACAGCAAACTGGGAAGTTTGTTGTGTTGCATCTGCGTTTTGACAAAGTAAAGTCTTCATTTTAGTTTGAGTGGTTTACTAAGATTTGAAGCTTAGGCATGTAGCTTCATGACACTCTAGGTCACTTGTCATTctaatttcttttgaaaaatcttaTTATTCAGTTATTGCTTTGGGGAATCAATCTTCTATGCTGCGTATAGTTTGATATGTAGTTAGAACTTTAGAGTAggataattaattcaaatatccTTAGCACCAAAATACTTTCCCTGTGTGTGAGTGCAATTGATCTTGCATATGTTAATAATGAATTGATTGTTCATGCTTCTTAACTAGAGTAGCCAAATAATACATGCTTATATATGGAAAATATGTCGATTCTGTTGTAAAGACCTTTCAGGGAAACTACAACTTCAAGGAACTACATTTTTATGTTGCCTCTGTGTGTGCATGTGTGAGCAGGTTTCAtgtatttaaatgataattcatCCTTCTATAGTTGACTACTACATGTTAACATATGCTTCTATTGAACGAAAAGGATGATTCTGTTATTAAGAATTGTTTATGTAACTCTATATTACAACAACAAAGTCTTGTCCCACTTGGTGAAGTCAGTTATATGGATCACACAACGTCATTTGACTTGGTTGAAGGCCAAATCTTAAGAGATATTATCTACCATGAGATCCCTCTTAACAACTCCCTCCAAAGtcctttttgttctctttctcttccttttcacAAAACTAAAAGCCATATAATCTACTACCCTATGTAGCAGTGTAATACATCTTTAATTTTCTGTGGTAagttacacattttttttgagaaaattgaAGGTCCTATTTATTTTCATGATGGTCACACATCTATGTGATACACCCTTAGTCCATGTATATAGAAGAAATATGGGCTGGGAAAGAAAGGGCATAGCAGAGCAGAGTAGTCTCCTTGGAATTTGGTGAGAAGGACAAGAGAGGATTTGGCTATACACAGGGATAGCAGGCATGCTGTGAATGGGAGATTCAGAAATAATGATTGAGAATCAGGAGTGGGCTTGTGTAGTTAGGCGGGTGTTGAGAGCAAATTAGGGGGTTTGGTTTGTGGATGTTTCAGGGGTGTCTGGAACcctgttattttgtttttattttcttttccatctTTGTTTCTACAAATCCAGAATACTATCCTTGAGTTCTTTAGAGCTAATCTCTagtatctattattattattatcatcatcatcattacatATCTCAGCCCTTAACACTTTGATTCCAAATGTACTATGCAGGATATGGCAGCTCATTCAGCCTGTGATTTTGGTGGGGGTAAAGCTGAGAAACTTGCTCTAGCGAAGTACCGGCAGGTGCTTTGGCAGGGAAGGGTATTGAACTCTCAATTCACTGATGAAGAGTTGAGAAATCAGGGGCGTTGCCCACTGACTCCTGAAGAGATTGGATTGCTCCTGGCAGCTTTGAGTTTCAACAATAGAACACGGCTTTATCTTGCTTCCCACAAGGTTCATTAACAACATATGAAGGATGGCTTGTGATTATGTAACAGCATATATTTCATTCTGATATTCATAATGATGCCCAATGATTAACAATCTACTACCTTTTGACACCTTTATTGATAGGGGCATAGGGCACTTTGTGCTTTGACTTGGGACTTATCTGGATTGCTTTCATGCTTTCAGGTTTATGGTGGAGAAGCTAGGCTAGCAACTTTAAGCAAGTTATTTCCTCTTATGGAAGATAAGAAGAGCCTAGTCTCCACAGAGGAAATGGCCAAGGTTAAAGGAAAGGCATCACTGTTAGCTGCTGTTGATTATTACGTGAGCATGCAGAGTGACATCTTCATTTCTGCTTCTCCAGGCAATATGCACAATGCTCTAGTAAGAATCATTgttaaattttctatttcaaaCCGTACAATCTAAATAATTATGTTACATAAAGAGCCTTGAgctatatttgttttgttttggtgcAAGAATTGATGTAAATTCccaaaaattatcatttaaaccTAACATCTTTTGCTTCTTTAGGAGGCGCATCGTGCTTATATGAATCTGAAGACTATCAGACCAAACATGAGACTGTTGGGGCAGCTATTTCAGAATAAAAGCATAGGCTGGTCAGAATTTCAGCTTGCAGTTCTTGATGGACATAAGAACAGACAAGGGCAGATAAGATTAAGGAAGGAGAATCAATCAATTTATACGTATCCTGCTCCTGATTGCATGTGTAGAGCTTAATGGAAACAAGTTTTGACAGTTGTAAATTGATCTTTAGCTTAAAATTACGTTTTTGGCTTATTAGTTTctccaaaattcattttttctctccCAACTTCTAATTGCAGTGGTGATGTTCCAGTAGTTTTCGAATTCGTGAAATTAAGATGCTGGCACACGGAGTCACGGAACTCTTTTTATGACGTGACACAGTATTCAACTCAGCTTAaaatgattacttattttttgaaagttGTCTCTAAaagtttattcatttttcaGATTTGAGAACAAGTTAAATTGAACACAATAAAAATTTTGTTGGATAAATAATGTGCATTATCATCAAACTATGGAACTTCATCTGCGACgtactttctctctcttcgAAGCAAGCAATCGTCCATTCAATAGCCCGGGATCCTGCATCCAAACTTGCATACTCTCCCAAGCGGTGCAGTACTTGGAATGACATTGGAATATTggataaattttcaaattacatggtgaaaaaaatgttgaagaaaatgaatagaaaaccaacaaacatattttctaaacaatgaaaacttgaaaatgaaaatatttttcagaaaataaaaaatattttcgaaAGGCAAACACCCCATAGTTCTCATCATTTTCTTGTAAGAAATGATGTAGGAACAATTGcagaaacaaaaaatcccaaatctGAAGTTGAAATATGTAACTACTCAAAATTttgtgtataaatttttttaaacaagtggGTTCAAATTTTAATACAGTTGTTCTAATTTTATTGGGTCACCTAGGATGAGATTGTTTAACCTATTTTTTGTTGGGGTTAGTTAGAAAAAGCCTAAATAAATAGGTTGGAATGTTTAAAATTGGATATAGAGATTTGAACTTAATCTTGTAATTACATGAGAATTCATTCCCACTAATATACAAATGGATAATACAATGCACAATGCCCAGCTTAAAAAAGACAGCTAGATCATTTTTGTAACTTCAACAAAACCATCTACTCTATTTAAACATCAACATCTACTCTGATCGTCAGCCTAATCCTTTTGTTTAGGAGTAGGAAATGAAGACATCTCACCATCCTTCTTATCCTTGGAAATAGGAGGTTCACTCCCATCCTGATGGACTGCAACTTCCTGTGGTTCTGCAGGGATAGATTGAATCAATTCTTCATCAATTGCAAGAGTTCTCTTTGAGCCCAGCAGGGCAGCATCAAGAACAATATTCTCTTCCAAGGAGTGACTAGCTGATGATGATGACATAACAGATTTCTCTTCATCTAGTTTTGATGGTGAAGTAGTCTCTCCAGAACCAAACTCGTTGgattttgacaaatttttgGATGTTGTTCCCTTTTCTGAACTTCCTACTCTTTCCTTTTTGAGCTTTTGGGATTTGGAGGTCTTCTGGACTGAACTCGATGTCGCAGCAAATTTGTCACGTTCTACTTTGAAGTCAGATGGCAAGGTTTCATCAATCTTAGTATCTTTGTCCTCATTTGTAGTAGTTGAAGGCTTAACTTTATAAGGTGGATTTATCAGTGGGAAAGGACGGTTATTCTTTGATCTGGAACGAGTGGGAATGGTGTCATCAAATGGATCAACATCTAAATCAGTATCACTGCACATCTTCTGAACTGTGCGGATGGGTGTGGCTAGCCGAGCTCGATGATGACTGATAACTCTGAGAAGATCCAAGAGGATTGCTTCctgttttattgaataaaaattattaaccaCCAAACCTAAGTGAGCCACTTATCTTTATCAACCAGACAGACTAATTTgactataaattaaataataatgatctTTTACGAAGAATAGCTTGGCAGAAACAAATTGACGTATTGGATAGTTGGGTCAATATGGTTGTCAAAAGTTAAAAGATCCACAAAGTTGAAAGCAATTTGTTGAGAAAAACTAAAGTCCCACATTGGCTAAAGATAAGACCATAGtagaatatataagtggaagaCAACCCTCACCCTAGGAGTTAGCTTTTGGGATTGAGTTAGATCCAAaatcacattctaagacaattaaACAACCTATAAATTCTGACCATGTACAGTGAATTGCAAAAACAGTTGCAAGTTATCATCTGCAATGAAAGCAGTTAAAAAATCCCCTTATAAATGAgtttcaaaacataaaaatgggTGAGGATATTACTTATATAATGGAGTTGAAAGAATTGCTTTAGCAAACATTTTTAAGCAATATTATAACTGTTTTCCTTAACTAGGGGGTACTGACCTTTACACGGAGGTACTCTTCAGAATGTCTAGTTTTAACAAAGCAGGATACTAATATCTGTAACAGAAAAAAGACATTTATAAGATAATGGTGGTTGAGAAATGAAAATGTGTAAAGTCACAAATTCTTGGCAATGAATACTAAAGCAGATAACATAAAGAGGGGCAGAAAGCAGATTTCTACAAATTGCAAGATGTTAATAGAAAAATGCTTCAATCCTGTCATGGGTGAAAATACAAGATAAAACAAAAGATGGAAAACCTATCATAGAATAAAGTATAAACAGAAACTTGACAAACCTCTCAGAATGTAGcacatgataaataaaaaaggctTTTCTAAGCATTCTGGAACTCATTATTGCAAAGAAGATTTTAAGAGAAAACTTTTGACTACTAGACACCTGAGTCACTGATGGTGCCAAAGAACAACAACCAATATAGGGTGTTTCAAAACATACTTCTGATACTTTATCAAATTGACACCAGAATTACTTAACAATCTATCTGGAAATTTTTATATCAGAAACAGAAATCTGCTAATGTAATAACACAGAAGGATAAGAATGAAAGctacaatatattatataatagcCATCATGCCATGTAGTGtactgaaaatatctaaaactGCAAACATGATTTAAAGATTATGTTTTAGATAATCAAgactaattttgaatttgagcACTACCTTATATAAAAGGATTTTGAAAACTGAAAGTAGTAGTTCAGGTTTATCTTAATAATGGAAATTTTTCTTCTATATTCCCTGGTTAACAAGAAGGCCAGCCTATTGGAAGGATACCAAATCTCCTTCCCAGTTCACTTTTATCCCCATTTCCCTAGTACTAAATTGCTAACCCTAGGGATGTTGCCCTATATCAGATAGTGTAAGATATGATGCTTTTTGTCCATAAATTAGGTGAGCTGTAAGCCACAAACAAGCAAGTAAATTGGCAATGTTAGATTATAATGCATACTTTTATGTCTTAATGATTTCCAtccaaatatgttttttcacttaagctttctttatatataactttttagtTTACTTTTTTGTCTAAAACAACTTTAATTTCATGACTAtatgattataaaaattatagttcTTAAAtggaaagagaataaaaagatgCCCAAGATTTTCATTCACTTGACCAATAAAGTCTAAGAAAGGTGGATTCCAGAAATTTGAACAAGCTCAGGAAGGCAGGGCTTTTCATTCTAAGCACTATGCTTCAAGAAGTATCTCAGGGTGAATCTTAAAAAAgcctttcaaaacaaaaattgaagaaaagggGAAGATAACAAGATATTGGAATTTATAAGCtcgtaaatattatataaaccaATGAACAGAAAAGATATCTCAACCATAAGAGCCTGATTTTCTGGATCAATATTCTCTAGAAAAACCCTTCTGTGCAATTTTTTCTGCTCTACTTGAGGATTTTTTGCCAAAACCTTGCGCATATCAGCTATAATACTCTGCATAAAGAAACTAGGAGAGATTACTTTTGTTTTCAGATGATGAGATAGCCATCAATAGTCCCTGAACAATTTTTAAAGACAAGAATACTCACATTAATCTTGTTAACATCCAAGTGACTGATAGCAAGGTGAGTCTTGATGCGCCAATGAGATTTCTTACTAAGATTCCTCACAACATTTACACTCAAATTGTGATTAGGAATATGAACTGCTTCACAATCAGAACCTCTAACTATTGTTGGTGACCACCAGCCTACATGCTAgagaaaatatgaaatttgattacaatgaaattttttgaagTTATATATACTTGGGGAAAATATCACTTATTATGAAAATCACTTGCACTGAATAACATTATGTTTTCTGTTCCTCCTAAACAACCTTGTCAGTTAGTTAGGTGATAGATACAAACCTCAACTTTACCAGTAACCTCATATCCTTTAATCTTTGTTTGAATCCGCTCATTCACAACAAATGGCCGAGTTGCATGAATCATTATACTCGAAAGGAAGTTTGTAAATATCTGAATACATCACAAAAATGAAGTGAGGATGACAGCAAACAAGAGCCTACCTGATTGATAATGGCTATGGCTATGCCTTGAAGAGTTACTCTAACAAAATTTGAGAAATCGAATATACAGGACAATCCATAAAAACTCTAATGACAAAGATGACTTAATCATTCTCATAGACAGAGTATCAAAGAACCTATACTGTACCTCGCGACCTGCAAGGGAAATCAATACTGTGCCCAAACCACCAGCAGTCAACCACTTCTGTGTAGAGAAACCCAGCAACTCCATGAACAATGACACAGCAGCAACCCATATTGCAGTATATACAGCTTTCCCAGTAAAATCAATTCTCATCTGTCATTGGCAATACATTGAATAAGAATTGTGTTTACAATTCAGGGATGCCCTCAGGAGTCAACAaactaaattaacaaatttataccCCCTCACTAAAATATCCAACACAAAAATGAGGAATATTATCCTATAACACTACCTTATTCATCACACATATTCAAATTCTGTTAAACTAATATTCagcaatcaaattttttatttcctagAGGTTGACtacttttttaatccttatctGGAGCAACACAACACTACAACAAAATGCTATGTAAACAGAAATGGAAACATGATAAGGATCTGTAATGGAAACCTACATTTCTTTCATCACTGGAGTCATTTGTCTCCATACAAATTTTTTGTGCTTGTCGAATTAAGCTGAAAATAGGCAGCACAAGCATATTATATTATGAATTTGAACAAGACAAAAGATTCCAAACACATAGTAGTAAGTAATGAGCAACCGAGCAAACTCCTCATTGTTTATGTGCTTCAGTGCTTTTTTCTCCTCCCATTTCTTTAAGTTTTCAATTTGCATAGAAAATTCTACATTAGTGTGTTTTTTACTTATAGTTCTAACAATAAGGAAACAAAAGCTTTTCTTACAATTAAGAAGTGCAATACAATAGTAACTAGGTTAGTTTACTAAACCACTGGGGATATAATTCTGCCAGAAATCAAATCTACCTTGAAGAACAGTAAGCAAATGTAAGCACAGTTGACAATGTTCGTACAAAACTCAGCAGCCGTTGCTTAATAGCTTGACTGGTTTCTGATGGTAGGACTAGTGGATCCAAATCCCTGAAACAGTTTATGCTAAGGAGTTCACCAATAGGACATGACAAACTTCCAGTGGAAAAGACTTGTTGATCCAGAAAGATACCTGCAGATGAGCATTACCCCAGTCCACAGCAGCAAAGGTTGAAAATAAGATGTCAAAATATAATGTGAACTACTTTTCTTCCAATCTGTCCTCTGAAAAGATCACGGAATAGAAAATCAGCAATTGATACTATTCAATTGATTTAGacaaaacatgcaaatgaaataagataagatgctaacttcttggagaaaaagatTCCTGCTCAGGCGTAGGAGCGGCTCAAGACCAAAAACAGCAAAGCCAATGATACCAAGGGCAGGGATCAATTGAATCACACTTGGTTTTCCTGCTATAGCATTATATGACCTACattgattttcaaaaataaataaatcaatagaGATTGTATTCAGCAATAGATAGATGAAAAAGGAAGGATatgaacaacaataacaaaatttagCACCAGAAGACATGATTTATGATGATAAAACTTCATGCCTACAAATATCATAATACCATGCAATGGGTTTGTTTTCTAAGttcatttctaattaatttagaGTCTCGATGGGGTTTGGTTGATTCCCTATTCCTACCCACTGCTCCACCACCACTCCCAAAAAGGGGAATCAGAAGTCAGTACTTTAGATGCCCATCAcaaaaatatcaacaaaatatgaaagagatataaagaaggaaaaatgagaGGATGCAACCATACAGCTGCAGTGTGTACTAGCAAGCAAATCACATGCAATGGCTTGAAGAGGAGTAAAATTGTCAACatatcaaagaaaaaattggTGTCCAACATATCACAGAAAGTCCATTTTGGAAGAATATAGTCATACCTCTTAATCATAATTACTTTCTAACTTTACAACCAGTAACATACACAGTAAAATAACTGCAGAAAATACATATGGAATAGAAATGATTGTTTATTCTTGTAACATTAGTTGCATGACCTAGAGTTATCAGTGCAGAGGAAGTCCAGTCAAAAGTAAAAGGTACACACCCATCAAACTAATTGTTTTTTGCAATGTTACGAAGGCCCCAATCAGGAAAACTGGAACAACATATAAACCTTGATATGCATATCAATGAATTTGGTGAAACTTCTCTCAACTACAAGGAGAGAAATAGAGGGAAGGACCTTGACAAAGAAACAGCAGCCACTTTCACAAGTGGGGTCTCACACCCACCAGCTGGCATTAATGAACACCGCCACGGCAAAGCATTACATCTCAAAGGTACAGGCCTAAGTGGGGTCCGTAATCTGGAATGTAGTGCTGAAGAATCCTGCCTCTGTCCATGCACAAAGTTCTCCATGGATTTAGACTATAACTAAAAGAAACACATACATCCAATACAATAATTGTATCCATGAAGCATGAAGAATTGCGAATGAAACTGCTGtaacaaaaatttgaaagatAAATAGCTAACAAACAAACATATCTATCACAGAAAGAGAACCAGGGTTTTGAAAAAGGACCAAACCAAGATACAGTTCCTTAGTATAATAAAGGTTTGTATTAAAGGATTACACGGATTACCAAGGTGAAACTCCATTTCTAATTGGAGAACAACACCCAATGAACTATTTGTCCTTTTAAAAATGGTTTGCGGCCGTGATTTTGGCCGCAATGTATGGTTTTTTTAAGTGTACGTAAGCACAATTAGGGTCACTCATTTGTCTACGTTTCCCACAATATCAAGAAACATGAAGTTTTAATACATGAAGGCCATACCAAACCATGTGGCAAAAGACTGATGGCAACAAAACATAATCGATCGCCACGCAGAGGTTTCTGTCAAGAGAGATAAGTAAAATGAAATTCAACATTTTACAGAGTAATAGGATTAAAAGGAAatctctagaaaaaaaaaaaaaacaaatcaaattaaataaccaCATACATGACAAAAGCTACAGTTTCCATTATTACTGTAAAGCCTGACGTCGCGAGACAACCTAATTGAAGTGAAGTGAAGTCCGAGGTCACGCGATGAGCACGACATCATATAAACAAATCGAAACTACTTTAACCTGCATGAGAGACAAACGGTAACGTTAGCagcgaagaaagaaaaagacagggtctcaaaggaagaaattatataattagaagTAAAAGGAACAAAAATGCTAAAAGTTGTATCGCTGAGCACCTGAACTAAGCTCGGAAAGTTTCACTTGTACGAAACGAGGAGAGACAGAGGTACCCTACCGGCGTGATACGCTAACGTTTGATGCGGACAATATTCCAAAGAAGTGggaggaaggaaaaaaaaaaaaaaaatcgtctcCTCGGGAAGGGAACAGAAAAATCGCAAATACAAATAGGCAGATTAGAACACACACATTTGTATTCTTCCACTTCTAAAGGAAATCGATCAGGATACGAATCTTCCTTGCACAATGATAATTCAGCCATAAAATtctctataataaaaaaaaactaaaactaaaataaaatgtgaCATGGCAGTGGCATAAAATGGAATCACGAATTATTCCCCACTGTTTACGATTTAATACTagtatttaaagaaattttacaaagtttcttttttatat is a window encoding:
- the LOC100777290 gene encoding O-fucosyltransferase 31; this encodes MKLQIFTQLNQSQKSALAVVFVILLPPFFPNLFQPLGRSSPSVFSEWNAPRPMHVALLEGALQRQTSVELQTSLWSPLAFQGWKPCTERPKPHSLPEKSRGYIQVFLDGGLNQQKMGVCDAVAVAKILNATLVLPHFEVNPVWQDSSSFADIFDVDHFIDVLRDEVSIVKELPSDYSWSTREYYGTGIRATRIKTAPVQATSDWYIENVLPVLQSYGIAAIAPFSHRLTFNNLPSYIQRLRCKVNFEALIFVSHIKELGKAIVHRLRHPTEGNDYPLEETDKFGKQQTGKFVVLHLRFDKDMAAHSACDFGGGKAEKLALAKYRQVLWQGRVLNSQFTDEELRNQGRCPLTPEEIGLLLAALSFNNRTRLYLASHKVYGGEARLATLSKLFPLMEDKKSLVSTEEMAKVKGKASLLAAVDYYVSMQSDIFISASPGNMHNALEAHRAYMNLKTIRPNMRLLGQLFQNKSIGWSEFQLAVLDGHKNRQGQIRLRKENQSIYTYPAPDCMCRA
- the LOC100797302 gene encoding mechanosensitive ion channel protein 2, chloroplastic, which encodes MMSCSSRDLGLHFTSIRLSRDVRLYSNNGNCSFCHKPLRGDRLCFVAISLLPHGLRQDSSALHSRLRTPLRPVPLRCNALPWRCSLMPAGGCETPLVKVAAVSLSRSYNAIAGKPSVIQLIPALGIIGFAVFGLEPLLRLSRNLFLQERTDWKKSSSHYILTSYFQPLLLWTGVMLICRDLDPLVLPSETSQAIKQRLLSFVRTLSTVLTFAYCSSSLIRQAQKICMETNDSSDERNMRIDFTGKAVYTAIWVAAVSLFMELLGFSTQKWLTAGGLGTVLISLAGREIFTNFLSSIMIHATRPFVVNERIQTKIKGYEVTGKVEHVGWWSPTIVRGSDCEAVHIPNHNLSVNVVRNLSKKSHWRIKTHLAISHLDVNKINSIIADMRKVLAKNPQVEQKKLHRRVFLENIDPENQALMILVSCFVKTRHSEEYLRVKEAILLDLLRVISHHRARLATPIRTVQKMCSDTDLDVDPFDDTIPTRSRSKNNRPFPLINPPYKVKPSTTTNEDKDTKIDETLPSDFKVERDKFAATSSSVQKTSKSQKLKKERVGSSEKGTTSKNLSKSNEFGSGETTSPSKLDEEKSVMSSSSASHSLEENIVLDAALLGSKRTLAIDEELIQSIPAEPQEVAVHQDGSEPPISKDKKDGEMSSFPTPKQKD